From Microlunatus capsulatus, a single genomic window includes:
- a CDS encoding Lrp/AsnC family transcriptional regulator, protein MEKLDRRILALLAREGRMSYTDIGRETGLSTSAAQQRVRRLEQRGVITGYRAVLDAAELGLMVTAFVAIKPFDPSQPDDAPERLQHIEEIISCYSVAGEPSYLLKVQVPTMSHLESLLARIRADGKVSTHTTTVLSVPYEDRPQI, encoded by the coding sequence ATGGAGAAGCTGGACCGACGCATCCTCGCGCTGCTGGCGCGCGAGGGGCGGATGTCCTACACCGACATCGGCCGCGAGACCGGCCTCTCCACCTCCGCCGCCCAGCAGCGCGTCCGCCGGCTGGAGCAGCGCGGCGTGATCACCGGCTACCGGGCCGTCCTCGACGCCGCCGAGCTGGGCCTGATGGTGACCGCCTTCGTGGCGATCAAGCCGTTCGACCCCAGCCAGCCCGACGACGCCCCCGAGCGGCTGCAGCACATCGAGGAGATCATCTCCTGCTACTCGGTGGCCGGGGAGCCCAGCTACCTGCTCAAGGTGCAGGTCCCGACGATGAGCCACCTGGAGTCGCTGCTGGCCCGGATCCGGGCCGACGGCAAGGTCTCCACCCACACCACCACCGTGCTCTCGGTGCCGTACGAGGACCGACCGCAGATCTGA
- a CDS encoding CDP-glycerol glycerophosphotransferase family protein: protein MTVVRDDTRPGLQRARDLLLDLLTGLLAVGGLLLDRAGQPAGPLVVLAALLVVALRTALLARGRTPGWSPLGQLLTLRALPPAALAALLATGAGTADGVVAVVLAAAVLLGCLTVEPVLARAARFTVPVAARLPGVPDAPTSPPLGPPAVVASSAAVVAGVLVALLELSPWWWLGAAVLAAVPSAVLGLTGRAKVVAARRRRALVPQAVADYAPEFIVYTSRPDDASYQILMWLPYLQRAGLRFLVVTRNAVPAAALAGQTDVPVVEARSTADLEGLVVPSLKAVFYVNASSGNGAMVRFQHLTHIYLGHGDSDKPPSYNPTHAMYDVVFTAGPAAARRYAAHGVRIPAEKFRVVGRPQAEDVHQVDRPIGDVDEPVVLYAPTWRGHVEETMLYSLPGGEQVVRTLLARGATVIFRPHPFSYDFPEDAAVIRRIHDLLAADARRSGRAHLWGAAAESERGILDCINASDAMVSDVSSVVVDYLFSGKPFAMVAVPAEPAAFVAEFPVAAASYVVRGDLADLDEQLAALLGPDPLREQRLALRSDYLGDFPAAHYADAFVDAVRHVAAQAREDQDTEDRGDAEAEEAPGAEDARPGGEDEAEQSRAAAGLRRYTGLLLGLGVGLVAVGVALVAVLTAVLDTPAGLPAALAVLATVLGLVSLTRGRRGRRPRLLDRASVLRVLLLVVLALLVTRSGVDGPVVAALLVLVAALVAERTVEACWGGFGLQAVGLPEAVRPVREVLPREWPARAWVVVVLVATVLLGPLAAALPAQRRTLELVVLAAALLVLVALVPVVVQALRRAVAVVRGEARLRPALEARAPQFAVYFASTVGAAYQVGMWLPYFVRTGRPFVVVTRTLPMLRQVAQVCAEQGVDVPVVHRPTLRSLEDVIVPSMTSAFYVNNAVRNTHFIERRELTHVWLNHGDSEKPACYNPVHAIYDLIFAAGQAGIDRYARHGVHIPEEKFLVVGRPQVEQIEAARGPVSAQQPPTVLYAPTWQGPYADSRVFSLPLGEQIVGALLERGVRVVFRVHPFNYRYAECRAMVAAVGALLDADRERTGRQHLWGPAAESELSVEDCFNLSDAMVADVSAVVSDYLRSEKPFAMVSVGRTPEQLLVEAPAARAAYVLREDLSNLGTVLDELLVTDPKADVRRETRVYYLGQFAPGQDAEGFLSAARDVVDGRYASAEAAAHRVAGDPSLSAAPAPRAE from the coding sequence GTGACCGTGGTCCGCGACGACACCCGGCCGGGCCTGCAGAGGGCCCGCGACCTGCTGCTCGACCTGCTCACCGGGCTGCTCGCCGTCGGCGGCCTGCTGCTGGACCGGGCCGGGCAGCCGGCCGGACCGCTCGTGGTGCTGGCCGCCCTGCTGGTCGTGGCGCTCCGGACGGCGCTGCTGGCCCGCGGCCGCACCCCCGGCTGGAGCCCGCTCGGCCAGCTGCTCACGCTCCGGGCGCTGCCGCCGGCCGCCCTGGCCGCGCTGCTCGCCACCGGGGCCGGCACCGCGGACGGCGTCGTGGCGGTGGTGCTGGCGGCGGCCGTGCTGCTCGGCTGCCTCACCGTCGAGCCGGTGCTCGCCCGCGCGGCCCGCTTCACCGTCCCCGTGGCGGCGCGGCTGCCCGGGGTGCCCGACGCGCCGACCTCGCCGCCGCTGGGCCCGCCCGCCGTCGTCGCCTCGTCCGCGGCCGTGGTGGCCGGCGTCCTGGTGGCCCTGCTCGAGCTGTCGCCGTGGTGGTGGCTCGGCGCCGCCGTGCTCGCGGCCGTCCCGTCCGCCGTGCTCGGGCTGACGGGCCGGGCCAAGGTCGTGGCCGCCCGACGGCGCCGCGCGCTCGTGCCGCAGGCCGTCGCCGACTACGCGCCGGAGTTCATCGTCTACACCTCCCGGCCCGACGACGCCTCGTACCAGATCCTCATGTGGCTGCCCTACCTGCAGCGCGCCGGGCTCCGCTTCCTCGTGGTCACCCGCAACGCCGTGCCGGCGGCCGCGCTCGCCGGGCAGACCGACGTCCCCGTGGTCGAGGCCCGCAGCACGGCCGACCTCGAGGGGCTGGTGGTGCCGTCGCTCAAGGCGGTGTTCTACGTCAACGCCTCCTCCGGGAACGGCGCCATGGTCCGCTTCCAGCACCTGACGCACATCTACCTCGGCCACGGCGACTCCGACAAGCCGCCCTCGTACAACCCCACCCACGCGATGTACGACGTCGTGTTCACCGCCGGGCCCGCCGCGGCCCGCCGCTACGCCGCCCACGGCGTCCGGATCCCCGCCGAGAAGTTCCGCGTCGTCGGCCGGCCGCAGGCCGAGGACGTCCACCAGGTCGACCGGCCCATCGGCGACGTCGACGAGCCGGTGGTCCTCTACGCCCCGACCTGGCGGGGCCACGTCGAGGAGACGATGCTCTACTCGCTGCCCGGCGGCGAGCAGGTGGTCCGGACCCTGCTGGCGCGCGGGGCGACGGTGATCTTCCGCCCGCACCCCTTCAGCTACGACTTCCCCGAGGACGCGGCCGTCATCCGCCGCATCCACGACCTGCTGGCGGCGGACGCCCGGCGCAGCGGCCGGGCCCACCTGTGGGGCGCCGCGGCCGAGTCCGAGCGCGGCATCCTCGACTGCATCAACGCCTCGGACGCGATGGTGTCCGACGTCTCCAGCGTCGTCGTGGACTACCTGTTCTCGGGCAAGCCGTTCGCCATGGTGGCCGTGCCCGCGGAACCGGCGGCCTTCGTGGCCGAGTTCCCCGTCGCCGCCGCGTCCTACGTCGTCCGGGGCGACCTCGCCGACCTCGACGAGCAGCTGGCCGCGCTGCTGGGGCCCGACCCGCTGCGCGAGCAGCGGCTGGCCCTGCGCTCGGACTACCTCGGCGACTTCCCGGCCGCCCACTACGCCGACGCCTTCGTCGACGCCGTCCGCCACGTCGCCGCGCAGGCGCGGGAGGACCAGGACACCGAGGACCGCGGCGACGCCGAGGCCGAGGAGGCCCCGGGCGCCGAGGACGCTCGTCCGGGCGGCGAGGACGAGGCCGAGCAGTCCCGGGCCGCCGCCGGTCTGCGCCGCTACACCGGCCTGCTGCTCGGGCTCGGCGTCGGGCTGGTCGCCGTGGGCGTCGCCCTGGTGGCCGTGCTGACGGCGGTGCTCGACACCCCGGCCGGGCTGCCCGCCGCGCTCGCGGTGCTGGCCACCGTCCTCGGGCTGGTCTCGCTCACCCGCGGCCGCCGGGGCCGACGCCCGCGCCTGCTGGACCGGGCCTCCGTCCTGCGGGTCCTGCTGCTGGTCGTGCTGGCCCTGCTGGTCACCCGGTCGGGAGTCGACGGCCCGGTCGTCGCCGCCCTGCTGGTGCTGGTCGCGGCCCTGGTCGCCGAGCGGACCGTCGAGGCCTGCTGGGGCGGCTTCGGGCTGCAGGCCGTCGGGCTGCCCGAGGCGGTCCGGCCGGTCCGCGAGGTCCTGCCGCGGGAGTGGCCGGCCCGGGCCTGGGTGGTCGTCGTGCTGGTCGCGACGGTGCTGCTGGGGCCGCTCGCCGCGGCCCTGCCCGCCCAGCGGCGCACCCTCGAGCTCGTGGTCCTGGCCGCCGCCCTGCTGGTGCTGGTCGCCCTGGTCCCCGTGGTGGTCCAGGCGCTGCGGCGGGCCGTCGCGGTCGTCCGGGGGGAGGCCCGGCTGCGGCCGGCGCTCGAGGCCCGGGCCCCGCAGTTCGCCGTCTACTTCGCCTCCACCGTCGGCGCCGCCTACCAGGTGGGCATGTGGCTGCCCTACTTCGTCCGGACGGGCCGGCCGTTCGTCGTCGTCACCCGCACGCTGCCGATGCTGCGCCAGGTGGCGCAGGTCTGCGCGGAGCAGGGGGTCGACGTCCCGGTCGTGCACCGGCCCACGCTGCGCAGCCTCGAGGACGTCATCGTGCCGTCGATGACGTCGGCGTTCTACGTCAACAACGCGGTCCGCAACACCCACTTCATCGAGCGCCGCGAGCTCACCCACGTCTGGCTCAACCACGGCGACTCCGAGAAGCCGGCCTGCTACAACCCCGTGCACGCCATCTACGACCTGATCTTCGCGGCCGGCCAGGCCGGCATCGACCGCTACGCGCGGCACGGCGTGCACATCCCGGAGGAGAAGTTCCTCGTCGTCGGGCGCCCGCAAGTCGAGCAGATCGAGGCGGCCCGCGGGCCGGTTTCTGCGCAGCAGCCCCCGACGGTGCTCTACGCGCCGACCTGGCAGGGCCCCTACGCCGACAGCCGGGTCTTCTCGCTGCCGCTGGGGGAGCAGATCGTCGGCGCGCTGCTGGAGCGCGGCGTCCGCGTCGTCTTCCGCGTGCACCCGTTCAACTACCGCTACGCCGAGTGCCGGGCCATGGTCGCCGCGGTCGGCGCCCTGCTGGACGCCGACCGGGAGCGGACGGGCCGCCAGCACCTCTGGGGACCGGCCGCGGAGTCCGAGCTCAGCGTCGAGGACTGCTTCAACCTGTCCGACGCCATGGTCGCCGACGTCTCGGCGGTGGTCTCGGACTACCTGCGCTCGGAGAAGCCCTTCGCGATGGTCTCGGTCGGCCGCACGCCCGAGCAGCTGCTGGTCGAGGCCCCCGCGGCCCGCGCGGCCTACGTGCTGCGCGAGGACCTCTCGAACCTGGGCACGGTGCTGGACGAGCTGCTGGTCACCGACCCGAAGGCCGACGTCCGGCGGGAGACGCGCGTCTACTACCTGGGCCAGTTCGCCCCGGGCCAGGACGCGGAGGGGTTCCTCTCGGCAGCGCGGGACGTCGTCGACGGCCGCTACGCCAGCGCGGAGGCAGCCGCCCACCGGGTGGCGGGCGACCCGTCGCTCAGCGCAGCTCCTGCGCCGCGAGCAGAGTGA
- a CDS encoding 5'-3' exonuclease has protein sequence MTAQRLLLLDTASLYFRAFYGVPDSLRTPDGRPVNAVRGLLDFIAHLVTTYRPTHLACCWDNDWRPEWRVELIPSYKAHRVAGGGDTVVPEMATTIPGESAPDALAAQVPMILDVLAALGLPVVGLDHYEADDVIGTLASTAPMATDVVTGDRDLFQLVDDAKPVRVLYIARGVGKHEVVDDAWIQGRYGVPASAYVDYATLRGDASDGLPGVSGIGEKTAASLLTSYGDLHGILEASSRENSPVSGGVRSKLGAAIDYLAVAPTVVAVARDLELGVTWDDLVLPEAPAHPRTFARLTEELGLSGSAARVLASLSRDA, from the coding sequence GTGACCGCGCAGCGACTGCTACTTCTGGACACGGCCTCGCTGTACTTCCGCGCCTTCTACGGGGTGCCGGACTCCCTGCGGACGCCGGACGGCCGGCCGGTCAACGCGGTCCGCGGCCTGCTCGACTTCATCGCCCACCTCGTCACCACCTACCGCCCCACCCACCTGGCCTGCTGCTGGGACAACGACTGGCGCCCGGAGTGGCGGGTCGAGCTGATCCCCTCCTACAAGGCGCACCGGGTCGCGGGCGGCGGGGACACCGTCGTCCCCGAGATGGCGACGACCATCCCCGGCGAGTCCGCGCCCGACGCCCTGGCCGCGCAGGTCCCGATGATCCTCGACGTGCTCGCCGCGCTGGGGCTGCCCGTGGTGGGCCTCGACCACTACGAGGCCGACGACGTCATCGGCACCCTGGCCAGCACGGCGCCGATGGCCACCGACGTCGTCACCGGCGACCGCGACCTCTTCCAGCTGGTCGACGACGCCAAGCCCGTCCGGGTCCTCTACATCGCCCGCGGCGTCGGCAAGCACGAGGTGGTCGACGACGCCTGGATCCAGGGGAGGTACGGCGTCCCGGCGTCGGCCTACGTCGACTACGCCACGCTGCGCGGCGACGCCTCCGACGGCCTGCCCGGGGTCTCGGGCATCGGGGAGAAGACGGCCGCCTCGCTGCTCACCAGCTACGGCGACCTGCACGGCATCCTCGAGGCCTCCAGCCGGGAGAACAGCCCCGTCTCCGGCGGCGTCCGGTCCAAGCTCGGGGCGGCGATCGACTACCTCGCCGTCGCCCCGACGGTGGTGGCGGTGGCCCGCGACCTGGAGCTGGGCGTCACCTGGGACGACCTGGTGCTGCCGGAGGCACCGGCCCACCCGCGGACCTTCGCCCGGCTGACCGAGGAGCTGGGCCTCAGCGGGAGCGCCGCCCGGGTGCTCGCCAGCCTGTCCCGTGACGCCTGA
- a CDS encoding bifunctional chorismate-binding protein/class IV aminotransferase: MTPDPADPSTWTAAPSAVALGPGCPPERLVARLPVSDRPAVLSGEWFGGGVLVLRRPLLVREPVDAADGFDDLARLPAVTPPRPGTPADVVGGGWVAALGFSPGRTVLAFHGSLLRWRPAEGWTFETLGLAGREEADAAELAHWRAELAAAAGEPDEPVGTPGLDVVRTPADPDAARDQHLAAVEDAVGRIRRGDFYQVNLCTRAVGRYAGEPARLFARVVERLHPDRAALVTGPGGRALAGFSPELFWSLHEGRVTSSPIKGTAPRAPGETTSPALAASAKDAAENVMIVDLVRHDLAQVSAAGSVEVPELLALRPHPGVWHLVSTVTSRLAPDRDLADLLRATFPPGSVTGAPKAAALAALPALEPAPRGAHTGAVGLVTPTRGAELAVTIRTFELADGTLELGVGGGITTDSVPVLEWYECWHKAAPLVEAAGGRLDPALPRRALPPTAAQRAGGVFESVLAVAGRPLRLAAHLARLDLSCRELYGHGLPDDLPGRVLAALAEVEVEPRAAVRIAVRPVSPAARPDVEVAVRGLGPRPETCALRRAERPVESWRHKWSDRAALTAAEAAVAPALPYFVGDQATGVTESSRGNLFCWGADGVWRTPPLDEHLLAGVTRREVLDLLADLGQPVRVARLHPADLPAARALVWTSSLSGVVAVTAVDDRPLPPPPPLVAELVRRLGLAGPAPDDRADPGARRGTMQP, encoded by the coding sequence GTGACGCCTGACCCCGCCGACCCGAGCACCTGGACCGCCGCCCCGTCCGCGGTCGCGCTGGGTCCCGGCTGCCCGCCCGAGCGGCTGGTGGCCCGGCTGCCCGTCTCCGACCGGCCGGCCGTGCTCAGCGGGGAGTGGTTCGGCGGCGGCGTCCTCGTGCTGCGCCGGCCGCTGCTGGTCCGCGAGCCCGTCGACGCGGCCGACGGCTTCGACGACCTGGCCCGGCTGCCCGCGGTCACCCCGCCCCGTCCGGGAACACCCGCCGACGTCGTCGGCGGCGGCTGGGTCGCCGCGCTCGGCTTCAGCCCCGGCCGCACCGTGCTCGCCTTCCACGGCTCGCTGCTGCGCTGGCGGCCCGCGGAGGGCTGGACCTTCGAGACGTTGGGGCTGGCCGGGCGGGAGGAGGCCGACGCGGCCGAGCTCGCGCACTGGCGGGCCGAGCTGGCCGCAGCCGCCGGCGAGCCCGACGAGCCGGTCGGGACGCCCGGCCTCGACGTCGTCCGCACGCCCGCGGACCCCGACGCCGCCCGGGACCAGCACCTGGCTGCCGTCGAGGACGCCGTCGGCCGGATCCGCCGCGGCGACTTCTACCAGGTGAACCTCTGCACGCGGGCCGTCGGCCGCTACGCCGGGGAGCCGGCCCGGCTCTTCGCCCGGGTGGTCGAGCGGCTGCACCCCGACCGCGCCGCGCTGGTCACCGGCCCCGGCGGCCGGGCCCTGGCCGGGTTCAGCCCCGAGCTGTTCTGGAGCCTGCACGAGGGCCGGGTGACGAGCTCGCCGATCAAGGGCACCGCCCCGCGGGCGCCCGGGGAGACCACCTCCCCCGCCCTGGCCGCGTCGGCCAAGGACGCGGCCGAGAACGTGATGATCGTCGACCTCGTGCGGCACGACCTCGCCCAGGTCAGCGCGGCCGGCAGCGTCGAGGTGCCCGAGCTGCTGGCCCTGCGACCGCACCCGGGGGTCTGGCACCTGGTCTCCACCGTCACCTCCCGGCTGGCGCCCGACCGCGACCTCGCCGACCTGCTGCGCGCCACCTTCCCGCCCGGGTCGGTGACCGGGGCGCCCAAGGCGGCCGCCCTGGCCGCGCTGCCCGCTCTGGAGCCGGCGCCGCGCGGGGCGCACACCGGGGCCGTCGGCCTCGTCACCCCGACCCGCGGCGCCGAGCTGGCGGTCACCATCCGCACCTTCGAGCTGGCCGACGGCACCCTCGAGCTGGGGGTGGGCGGCGGGATCACCACCGACTCCGTGCCGGTGCTGGAGTGGTACGAGTGCTGGCACAAGGCCGCGCCGCTGGTCGAGGCCGCCGGCGGACGGCTCGACCCGGCGCTGCCCCGCCGGGCGCTGCCGCCGACGGCCGCCCAGCGCGCGGGCGGGGTCTTCGAGTCGGTGCTGGCGGTGGCCGGCCGGCCGCTGCGGCTGGCAGCGCACCTGGCCCGGCTCGACCTGTCCTGCCGCGAGCTCTACGGCCACGGCCTGCCCGACGACCTCCCCGGCCGCGTCCTGGCGGCTCTGGCTGAGGTCGAGGTCGAGCCCCGGGCGGCGGTGCGGATCGCCGTCCGACCGGTCAGCCCTGCGGCTCGACCTGACGTCGAGGTCGCGGTGCGGGGGCTGGGTCCGCGTCCGGAGACGTGCGCGCTGCGGCGGGCCGAGCGGCCGGTGGAGTCCTGGCGGCACAAGTGGTCGGACCGCGCGGCGCTGACCGCGGCCGAAGCGGCCGTCGCGCCGGCGCTGCCCTACTTCGTCGGGGACCAGGCCACCGGGGTCACCGAGTCCTCCCGCGGCAACCTCTTCTGCTGGGGCGCCGACGGGGTGTGGCGGACGCCGCCGCTCGACGAGCACCTGCTGGCCGGCGTCACCCGCCGGGAGGTGCTGGACCTGCTGGCCGACCTGGGCCAGCCCGTCCGGGTCGCCCGCCTGCACCCCGCCGACCTGCCCGCGGCCCGGGCCCTGGTCTGGACCAGCAGCCTCAGCGGGGTGGTGGCCGTCACCGCCGTCGACGACCGGCCGCTCCCGCCGCCCCCGCCCCTGGTCGCCGAGCTCGTCCGTCGGCTGGGGCTCGCCGGCCCCGCTCCGGACGACCGGGCCGACCCCGGCGCCCGGCGTGGCACGATGCAGCCATGA
- the aroQ gene encoding type II 3-dehydroquinate dehydratase encodes MTAALVLNGPNLNLLGTREPGVYGHATLADVEADCLATGRELGLDVECRQSNFEGELVEWVQEAGRRQADGELVGVVLNAGAYTHTSIALADAVSGSGTRVVELHISNVHRREAFRQHSYLSPVAAGVIVGLGVAGYPLALRALTLLAAQELR; translated from the coding sequence ATGACCGCGGCCCTGGTCCTCAACGGACCGAACCTCAACCTGCTCGGCACCCGCGAACCCGGGGTCTACGGCCACGCCACACTGGCCGACGTCGAGGCCGACTGCCTGGCCACCGGCCGCGAGCTGGGCCTGGACGTGGAGTGCCGGCAGAGCAATTTTGAGGGCGAGCTGGTGGAGTGGGTGCAGGAGGCCGGCCGCCGCCAGGCCGACGGCGAGCTCGTCGGCGTCGTGCTCAACGCCGGCGCCTACACCCACACGAGCATCGCGCTGGCCGACGCGGTCAGCGGCTCCGGGACCCGGGTGGTGGAGCTGCACATCTCCAACGTGCACCGGCGCGAGGCGTTCCGGCAGCACTCCTACCTGTCCCCCGTCGCCGCCGGCGTCATCGTCGGGCTCGGGGTGGCCGGCTACCCGCTGGCGCTGCGGGCGCTCACTCTGCTCGCGGCGCAGGAGCTGCGCTGA